Proteins from one Ananas comosus cultivar F153 linkage group 5, ASM154086v1, whole genome shotgun sequence genomic window:
- the LOC109710493 gene encoding trifunctional UDP-glucose 4,6-dehydratase/UDP-4-keto-6-deoxy-D-glucose 3,5-epimerase/UDP-4-keto-L-rhamnose-reductase RHM1-like encodes MTTYSPKNILITGAAGFIASHVANRLLRNYPDYKIVVLDKLDYCSNLKNLLPSRSSPNFKFVKGDIASADLVNFLLITESIDTIMHFAAQTHVDNSFGNSFEFTKNNIYGTHVLLEACKVTGQIRRFIHVSTDEVYGETDEDAVVGNHEASQLLPTNPYSATKAGAEMLVMAYGRSYDLPVITTRGNNVYGPNQFPEKLIPKFILLAMKGLPLPIHGDGSNVRSYLYCEDVAEAFEVVLHRGEVGHVYNIGTKKERRVIDVAKDICKLFSLDPDNVIKFVDNRPFNDQRYFLDDQKLKNIGWSERTTWEEGLRKTKEWYTSNPNWWGDVSGALLPHPRMFMMPGQFEGCEETKGMVYQFTNTQMKMVVPTSKNSSQKLSIKFLIYGRTGWIGGLLGKICEKQGIPFEYGRGRLEERSQLILDIQNVKPTHVFNAAGVTGRPNVDWCESHKPETIRTNVVGTLTLADVCREHGLLMMNYATGCIFEYDDAHPQGSGIGFKEEDKPNFTGSFYSKTKAMVEELLKEFDNVCTLRVRMPISSDLSNPRNFITKIARYDKVVNIPNSMTVLDELLPISVEMAKRNCRGIWNFTNPGVISHNEILEMYKSYMDPNFKWANFTLEEQARVIVAPRSNNEMDASKLKNEFPELLSIKDSLIKYVFEPNRKVPARLGN; translated from the exons ATGACGACATATAGTCCTAAGAACATCCTGATAACAGGGGCGGCTGGCTTTATTGCCTCCCATGTCGCCAACCGCCTTCTCCGTAACTACCCCGATTACAAGATCGTGGTTCTTGACAAGCTTGACTACTGCTCGAATCTCAAGAATCTCCTCCCTTCTCGCTCATCCCCCAACTTCAAATTCGTCAAAGGAGATATCGCGAGTGCTGACCTTGTCAACTTCCTTCTCATCACAGAGTCCATTGATACCATCATGCACTTCGCGGCCCAGACCCACGTCGACAACTCCTTTGGCAACTCATTTGAATTcaccaaaaataatatttacggGACCCACGTCCTCCTTGAGGCCTGCAAGGTCACCGGCCAAATTCGACGGTTCATTCATGTTAGTACTGATGAGGTCTATGGAGAGACCGATGAGGATGCTGTGGTTGGGAATCACGAGGCATCACAGCTTCTTCCTACAAACCCATATTCTGCTACAAAAGCCGGAGCAGAGATGCTTGTAATGGCATATGGGAGGTCATATGACCTACCCGTCATAACTACTCGAGGAAACAATGTATATGGACCGAACCAGTTCCCTGAGAAGCTTATCCCAAAGTTTATTCTCTTGGCTATGAAGGGTCTACCTCTTCCAATTCATGGAGACGGATCTAATGTAAGGAGCTACTTATATTGTGAGGATGTTGCTGAGGCATTTGAGGTTGTTCTTCACAGAGGAGAGGTTGGACATGTTTACAACATTGGGAcgaagaaagaaaggagagtGATAGATGTGGCAAAAGATATTTGCAAGCTTTTCTCTCTGGACCCTGATAACGTTATTAAGTTTGTTGATAATCGGCCATTTAATGATCAAAGGTACTTTTTGGATGACCAGAAGCTGAAGAACATTGGGTGGTCTGAGAGAACAACTTGGGAGGAAGGGTTAAGAAAGACTAAGGAATGGTATACAAGTAATCCCAATTGGTGGGGCGATGTTTCTGGCGCCCTATTGCCTCATCCAAGGATGTTTATGATGCCTGGGCAGTTTGAGGGTTGTGAAGAGACCAAAGGAATGGTCTATCAGTTCACAAATACTCAAATGAaaatggtggtccccacttcaAAAAACAGTTCTCAAAAGCTGTCTATTAAGTTCCTGATTTATGGTCGGACAGGATGGATCGGTGGGCTTCTTGGGAAGATATGTGAGAAGCAAGGCATACCCTTCGAATATGGCAGGGGTCGGCTTGAAGAGCGTTCTCAGCTGATATTAGACATTCAGAATGTTAAACCAACACATGTATTTAATGCAGCTGGTGTGACCGGTAGACCTAATGTTGATTGGTGCGAATCACACAAGCCTGAGACGATTCGAACCAATGTTGTGGGCACTTTGACTCTTGCTGATGTCTGCAGGGAACATGGGCTGTTAATGATGAATTATGCAACTGGATGTATATTTGAATATGATGATGCTCATCCGCAAGGGTCAGGTATTGGCTTCAAGGAGGAAGACAAGCCAAACTTTACCGGATCATTCTATTCGAAGACCAAGGCTATG GTTGAAGAGCTTTTGAAAGAGTTTGATAATGTCTGTACACTGCGAGTTCGAATGCCCATATCTTCTGACCTCAGCAATCCTCGTAATTTCATTACAAAGATCGCGCGATATGACAAAGTGGTGAACATTCCGAACAGTATGACTGTCTTGGATGAGCTTCTGCCAATATCAGTTGAGATGGCAAAAAGGAACTGTAGGGGCATATGGAACTTCACGAATCCCGGCGTCATCAGTCACAATGAGATCTTGGAGATGTACAAAAGCTACATGGATCCCAACTTCAAGTGGGCCAATTTCACCCTCGAAGAACAGGCTAGAGTAATCGTCGCTCCTCGAAGCAACAATGAGATGGATGCTTCCAAGCTAAAGAATGAGTTCCCTGAGTTGCTATCTATCAAAGATTCACTGATCAAGTATGTCTTTGAGCCCAACAGGAAGGTCCCCGCCAGGTTAGGTAACTGA
- the LOC109709783 gene encoding heat stress transcription factor C-2b-like → MMTMMMEEDGSKNKNKNNNDHMMMIRGYRGGGGGALAAAPFVVKTYRMVNEPSTDAVIAWGKENNSFVVVDPFVFSQTLLPAHFKHNNFSSFVRQLNTYGFRKVDPDRWEFAHASFLRGQTHLLRQIARRNSGGGGGGGGSNSSSSACCSSSSSSSSTTTSTGWGVNGKKKKKMMMTTTMEEGDEAAVAEEVVRLKQEQKAIEERVARMWRRVQETERRPRQMLEFLFKLVGDPQLLPRLIVGPGPTPPPPPPPAAAPATATAAVPECGGGGGGEKRARRLRELEADREARPGVAGLCSWPLDSEGAAAGGFYDRRGEDELISAVDQPVGFLYGGDGGDYGGVVDGGGSSGGGFYPYAFPVGNGY, encoded by the exons atgatgacgatgatgatggaGGAGGATGGTagtaagaataagaataagaataacaACGATCATATGATGATGATTAGGGGATACcgcgggggagggggaggagccTTGGCGGCGGCGCCGTTCGTGGTGAAGACGTACCGGATGGTGAACGAGCCGAGCACGGACGCGGTGATCGCGTGGGGGAAGGAGAACAACAGCTTCGTCGTCGTCGACCCCTTCGTCTTCTCGCAGACGCTGCTGCCGGCGCACTTCAAGCACAACAACTTCTCCAGCTTCGTCCGCCAGCTCAATACCTAT GGCTTTCGGAAGGTGGATCCGGACCGGTGGGAGTTCGCGCACGCGTCGTTCCTACGGGGGCAGACGCACCTGCTGCGGCAGATCGCGCGCCGgaacagcggcggcggcggcggaggcggcggttCTAATTCTTCTTCGTCGGCTTGTtgttcgtcgtcgtcgtcgtcgtcgtcgactaCTACCAGCACCGGTTGGGGCGTGAacgggaagaagaagaagaagatgatgatgacgacgacgatggaGGAGGGCGatgaggcggcggtggcggaggaggtggtGAGGCTGAAGCAGGAGCAGAAGGCCATCGAGGAGAGGGTGGCGCGCATGTGGCGCCGGGTGCAGGAGACGGAGCGCCGCCCGCGCCAGATGCTCGAGTTCCTCTTCAAGCTCGTCGGGGACCCCCAGCTCCTCCCCCGCCTCATCGTCGGCCCCGGGcccacccctcctcctcctcctcctcctgctgcAGCCCCTGCCACTGCTACCGCCGCCGTCCCCgagtgcggcggcggcggcggcggggagaaGCGGGCGCGGCGGCTGCGTGAGCTGGAGGCGGATCGGGAGGCCCGCCCGGGGGTTGCGGGGCTTTGTTCCTGGCCGCTGGATTCCGAGGGGGCGGCCGCCGGCGGCTTTTACGATCGCCGCGGCGAGGATGAGCTGATCTCCGCCGTTGATCAACCGGTGGGGTTTTTGTACGGCGGCGATGGTGGTGATTACGGTGGGGTGGTGGACGGCGGGGGAAGCAGCGGAGGCGGCTTTTACCCCTACGCCTTCCCGGTGGGGAATGGATACTAA
- the LOC109710239 gene encoding protein RALF-like 19, translated as MALPRPALLLAVLLLLLLSVACAAHSAPLDADWGLARLDFEDDELTQACDGTVGECADKDDEDGSAEAEYVDTRRGLAAAYPGRTRFISYGALMKNRVPCSRRGQSYYNCRRRRRANPYHRGCSIITRCARILR; from the coding sequence ATGGCTCTCCCCCGCCCCGCCCTCCTCCTCGccgtccttctcctcctcctcctatcGGTGGCCTGCGCAGCCCACTCCGCGCCCCTCGATGCGGACTGGGGCCTCGCACGCCTCGACTTCGAAGATGACGAGCTCACGCAGGCGTGCGACGGGACGGTCGGCGAGTGCGCCGACAAAGACGACGAGGACGGCAGCGCGGAAGCAGAGTACGTCGACACCCGCCGTGGCCTCGCTGCCGCCTACCCGGGCCGCACGAGGTTCATCAGCTACGGCGCACTGATGAAGAACCGAGTACCCTGCAGCCGCCGCGGCCAATCCTACTACAActgccgccgccggcgccgcgcCAACCCGTACCACCGCGGGTGCAGCATCATCACCAGGTGCGCCCGGATTCTCCGGTGA
- the LOC109710108 gene encoding early nodulin-like protein 1 isoform X1, protein MHLCALHASDNSEHLFRTAGPMKEAILILVVVVGMVSICGAYEFFVGGRDGWVPDPSEAYNHWAERNRFLVNDRLIFKYNKEEDSVLVVSHEKFNSCNTTDPYLRLDGGYSVFDLGRSGPFFFISGNKTRCDSGEKLVIVVLATRTSKNSPPPPRSRPSPAPTPRSDSNPPTRKATPPTLFPSNSSSSAPSSSSVLRVPEIVSFGVVALVMVGAFP, encoded by the exons ATGCATCTCTGTGCCCTACATGCATCAGATAATTCGGAGCACCTGTTTCGTACAGCGGGACCTATGAAAGAGG CTATTTTGATCCTTGTAGTTGTTGTGGGTATGGTGAGCATCTGTGGAGCATATGAATTCTTTGTTGGTGGGAGAGATGGTTGGGTGCCTGACCCTTCCGAAGCCTACAATCACTGGGCCGAGAGAAACAGGTTTCTAGTCAACGACAGGCTCA ttttcaAGTACAACAAGGAAGAGGACTCCGTCCTCGTGGTGTCACACGAAAAATTCAACTCATGCAACACGACCGATCCCTATCTGAGGCTCGACGGCGGGTACTCGGTGTTCGATCTCGGCCGGTCGGGGCCCTTCTTCTTCATCAGCGGCAACAAAACCCGGTGCGACAGCGGCGAGAAGCTGGTCATTGTGGTTCTAGCCACCAGAACCAGCAAGAACAGCCCTCCCCCGCCGCGCTCTCGTCCGTCTCCCGCACCGACTCCACGGTCCGATTCGAACCCGCCTACCCGAAAAGCCACGCCGCCGACTTTGTTCCCATCCAACTCTTCTTCTTCGGCACCATCCTCTTCATCCGTTTTGAGGGTTCCAGAGATTGTTTCCTTTGGAGTGGTTGCTCTTGTCATGGTCGGGGCCTTTCCTTAA
- the LOC109710108 gene encoding early nodulin-like protein 1 isoform X2 produces the protein MVSICGAYEFFVGGRDGWVPDPSEAYNHWAERNRFLVNDRLIFKYNKEEDSVLVVSHEKFNSCNTTDPYLRLDGGYSVFDLGRSGPFFFISGNKTRCDSGEKLVIVVLATRTSKNSPPPPRSRPSPAPTPRSDSNPPTRKATPPTLFPSNSSSSAPSSSSVLRVPEIVSFGVVALVMVGAFP, from the exons ATGGTGAGCATCTGTGGAGCATATGAATTCTTTGTTGGTGGGAGAGATGGTTGGGTGCCTGACCCTTCCGAAGCCTACAATCACTGGGCCGAGAGAAACAGGTTTCTAGTCAACGACAGGCTCA ttttcaAGTACAACAAGGAAGAGGACTCCGTCCTCGTGGTGTCACACGAAAAATTCAACTCATGCAACACGACCGATCCCTATCTGAGGCTCGACGGCGGGTACTCGGTGTTCGATCTCGGCCGGTCGGGGCCCTTCTTCTTCATCAGCGGCAACAAAACCCGGTGCGACAGCGGCGAGAAGCTGGTCATTGTGGTTCTAGCCACCAGAACCAGCAAGAACAGCCCTCCCCCGCCGCGCTCTCGTCCGTCTCCCGCACCGACTCCACGGTCCGATTCGAACCCGCCTACCCGAAAAGCCACGCCGCCGACTTTGTTCCCATCCAACTCTTCTTCTTCGGCACCATCCTCTTCATCCGTTTTGAGGGTTCCAGAGATTGTTTCCTTTGGAGTGGTTGCTCTTGTCATGGTCGGGGCCTTTCCTTAA
- the LOC109710107 gene encoding uncharacterized protein LOC109710107, whose amino-acid sequence MWIGVPKSSNTYYTSQKWRGIALTTCALILIATLILFKAKPTSPSDPEALKGTAFFPSSIQFHPSFEFMNGTEVIWQIPNSPKAALFIAPGCTIRASNFWDKSTFCPNCDGLPEERAFVLQALEREFAVLTISSLEECWSFGKELENVEWIIKWWVRENKLEGLPMTALGASSGGYFVSALAFKMRFGSITIMIAEGVFVNIAIGNDYPPTLFVHMPKDRIRMSNILRNMEDFKAKGVDVKEVRCMDFPLIPNVLSDRIPGVNRSFAVKIVEVFHEKGFVDEKGYMKMDGRASPWKEALKEKNLLSESDEWIKHVEEELNLAYGYHEFCSLKSEDIFEWFDSHMK is encoded by the coding sequence ATGTGGATTGGTGTGCCCAAATCGAGCAACACCTACTATACCTCACAAAAATGGCGAGGAATTGCCCTCACAACGTGTGCTTTGATCCTCATCGCAACCCTAATCCTATTCAAAGCAAAGCCCACTTCCCCATCTGATCCCGAAGCCCTAAAAGGAACCGCCTTTTTCCCCAGTTCCATCCAGTTCCACCCTTCTTTTGAGTTCATGAATGGCACTGAAGTGATTTGGCAAATCCCCAATTCACCAAAAGCAGCTCTTTTTATAGCCCCTGGTTGCACTATTCGAGCCTCCAATTTCTGGGACAAGTCCACATTTTGCCCTAATTGCGACGGATTGCCAGAAGAAAGGGCTTTTGTTCTCCAAGCCCTCGAAAGAGAATTCGCAGTTTTGACAATTTCTAGTCTTGAGGAATGTTGGTCTTTTGGTAAGGAGTTGGAGAATGTGGAATGGATCATCAAATGGTGGGTTCGAGAGAATAAGCTCGAGGGGCTTCCGATGACGGCTTTAGGGGCTTCTTCTGGCGGCTATTTTGTTTCGGCACTCGCATTCAAAATGAGGTTTGGTAGCATCACAATTATGATTGCAGAAGGGGTGTTTGTAAATATAGCTATTGGAAATGACTATCCGCCGACTCTTTTTGTTCATATGCCGAAAGATCGAATTAGAATGAGTAATATATTACGAAACATGGAAGATTTCAAGGCGAAGGGTGTTGATGTTAAGGAAGTGCGATGTATGGATTTCCCTTTGATACCGAATGTATTATCAGATAGAATTCCGGGTGTGAATCGAAGTTTTGCGGTTAAAATAGTTGAGGTTTTCCACGAGAAGGGTTTTGTGGATGAGAAGGGATACATGAAAATGGACGGGAGGGCGAGTCCCTGGAAGGAAGCTCTGAAGGAAAAGAATCTTTTGTCCGAGAGTGATGAATGGATTAAACACGTGGAAGAAGAGTTAAATCTTGCATATGGTTACCATGAATTTTGCAGCTTAAAGTCTGAGGATATTTTTGAGTGGTTTGATTCCCACATGAAGTGA
- the LOC109710940 gene encoding uncharacterized protein LOC109710940, with protein MAVDLESFSIREFAAKMRNLDLGGSWPFEGVGKEGVEARALPPISARRFRWWSDELDAARSREAAAARADVDGSDRLGEEPAVETLAEKPLLDGEEEEERPMRASWRSKQRAPKKKRSIAEIFALSPLIEGVEEESDGCDGDDVGGERERDAEGGGGGVGRDLGTETRERDDEEASRKGKESAKDEERIENSSRKIEKKRTNKKKSKINKKLKMGISVSEKLKVQEGKLVHLHKRKPGKIRSLPKKQKLNYTRNAKLKLKNLEEVVRTLPVRRRLKKQTQSASMKKTKGTKICSESAKSVSSSGVDGSKDGKTCRSFELPQLKSLCDIFYGALAASSAEDTSQKGSKGFTGSLESQVKNIRDKDAVSKSVGRKDGAFSDKKYADSLLSIDSQSDFLGTEGNLLTEPVDLNQKYAGEPSALNPVRELNLNSDSEMSLLGETRLQITSDAAKEPPVSIENCVPNSDTVSSLSLLGDWSSALLTSHPQRGMEATKLDSCNSKRFGNLRTPLDQCFPSRDRRIHEEFNGLPLRFSGELIQLASSSGSAYNESLKKQMLYPVYSTILSNHVELMNDQPKMKGNISSASLEEIGRPNKLLEQLSAAAETATSELGFTGFRNFGKSEARNHESNNKIWLSQSHSYQSEVSGCRCSETSRTQNCINGEKSICEFQPPMGQTMRLMGQNVTVGRQSKEHEASIEGKVWTDKEIILESRPSVRPSDISSPNGWPEGGPIHSVALSEADGLLKQSFFRPVEAPPSFYRMAASGTTFRQVQLKHQDESILKSGNSSEIGNYGYNTNLCSHSFSPHGSNFGYLNGGMGNSSSTHYKHSRSVCCSTRSFNPPIPNHDYTSFARDSTAHSPACLPHWLLNAIQQREMQEPSCLCNDAAGLQGPCTIPGSKIFPLARTFRPSLISFPIFSFNISPAYGIHAPAPFVHPSCVPLADTSCKMKTRVGTQYVSRKRHAEMDDRFTKTVKKPNLSTCAELNTPKEQGSVGELDPSAQNVTEVSNHHANKQNNWH; from the exons GATTTGGGGGGGAGCTGGCCCTTCGAAGGCGTGGGGAAAGAGGGAGTCGAAGCTCGAGCTCTGCCCCCGATCTCCGCTCGGAGGTTCCGGTGGTGGTCCGACGAGCTCGACGCCGCTCGATcgagggaggcggcggcagctAGGGCTGACGTGGACGGCTCCGATCGCCTCGGCGAGGAACCCGCGGTCGAAACCCTAGCCGAGAAGCCGCTTTTGgatggggaggaggaggaagagaggcCGATGAGAGCTTCTTGGAGGAGCAAGCAAAGGGcgccgaagaagaagaggtcGATCGCGGAGATCTTCGCGCTCTCGCCGTTGATCGAGGGCGTCGAGGAAGAATCCGACGGCTGTGATGGAGACGACGTAGGAGGCGAACGCGAGAGAGACGCtgagggaggaggcggaggcgtaGGACGAGATCTGGGAActgagacgagagagagagacgacgaagaagcttctagaaaaggaaaagaatcgGCGAAAGACGAGGAGAGGATCGAAAATAGTTCAAGAAAGATcgaaaaaaagagaacaaataagaaaaaatcgAAGATAAATAAGAAGCTGAAAATGGGGATCTCCGTTTCCGAAAAG CTTAAAGTTCAAGAAGGAAAGCTTGTTCACTTACACAAAAGGAAGCCAGGAAAAATTCGATCTCTACCAAAGAAGCAGAAGCTGAATTATACTCGAAATGCAAAATTGAAGCTTAAAAACCTGGAGGAGGTAGTCAGGACTTTACCTGTACGTCGCAGGCTTAAGAAACAGACACAGAGTGCTTCTATGAAAAAGACAAAGGGGACAAAAATTTGTAGTGAATCCGCTAAAAGTGTTAGTTCTTCAGGAGTTGATGGCTCAAAGGATGGTAAAACATGTCGCTCTTTCGAGCTGCCTCAACTGAAAAGCCTTTGTGACATATTTTATGGTGCATTGGCTGCATCATCAGCTGAGGACACTTCCCAAAAAGGTTCCAAGGGCTTCACTGGCAGTCTGGAATCCCAGGTGAAAAATATAAGGGACAAAGATGCTGTTTCAAAATCTGTAGGCAGGAAAGATGGAGCCTTCTCTGATAAGAAGTATGCTGATTCCCTTTTGTCTATTGATTCCCAAAGCGATTTTCTGGGCACAGAAGGTAATTTGTTGACTGAGCCTGTAGATTTAAATCAGAAGTATGCTGGTGAACCAAGTGCGCTGAATCCTGTTCgtgaattgaatttgaattctgaTTCTGAGATGAGTCTTCTTGGTGAGACAAGACTACAAATTACATCTGATGCTGCAAAAGAACCACCAGTTTCAATTGAGAATTGTGTTCCAAATTCAGATACAGTAAGTTCGTTGTCTCTGCTAGGTGATTGGAGTTCAGCACTCTTGACTTCTCATCCACAACGGGGTATGGAAGCAACTAAGTTGGATTCGTGTAATTCCAAGAGATTCGGAAATTTGAGAACTCCATTAGATCAATGTTTTCCCTCTCGAGACAGAAGGATTCATGAGGAATTCAACGGTTTGCCTCTACGCTTTAGTGGAGAACTTATCCAGTTAGCCTCAAGTTCTGGTTCCGCTTATAATGAATCCCTTAAGAAGCAAATGCTTTATCCTGTTTATAGCACTATACTATCTAATCATGTTGAGTTGATGAATGACCAGCCAAAAATGAAAGGGAATATTTCTAGCGCATCACTTGAGGAGATAGGCCGTCCAAATAAGTTGCTGGAACAGCTGTCCGCTGCTGCAGAAACAGCAACATCTGAATTGGGGTTTACCGGCTTTCGAAATTTCGGAAAATCAGAAGCACGAAACCATGagtcaaataataaaatttggctTTCTCAATCTCACTCATATCAATCAGAGGTTTCAGGTTGTCGGTGCAGCGAAACTAGTAGAACTCAAAATTGCATCAATGGAGAGAAATCGATATGCGAGTTTCAGCCTCCTATGGGACAAACGATGCGCTTGATGGGCCAAAATGTGACAGTTGGGAGACAGAGCAAAGAACATGAAGCTTCTATTGAAGGGAAGGTATGGACAGATAAGGAAATAATTCTGGAAAGTCGCCCCTCAGTAAGACCATCTGATATATCCAGCCCAAATGGATGGCCTGAAGGGGGACCAATTCACTCCGTAGCTCTATCAGAAGCAGACGGTTTATTAAAGCAAAGCTTTTTCCGTCCAGTAGAAGCTCCACCAAGCTTTTATAGAATGGCAGCATCTGGTACTACTTTCCGGCAAGTGCAACTTAAACACCAAGATGAATCGATATTGAAAAGCGGAAATTCCTCAGAAATTGGGAACTACGGTTACAACACAAATCTCTGTAGCCATTCTTTTTCTCCACACGGTTCTAACTTTGGATATCTGAATGGTGGAATGGGTAATTCAAGTTCTACCCATTACAAACATAGCAGAAGTGTATGCTGCAGCACACGATCTTTCAACCCCCCTATTCCTAATCATGATTATACTAGCTTTGCTCGTGATTCAACAGCTCACTCTCCAGCGTGTCTTCCTCACTGGCTGTTAAATGCAATACAACAAAGGGAAATGCAAGAGCCTTCTTGTCTTTGCAATGATGCTGCCGGTTTACAGGGACCATGTACAATTCCAGGATCAAAAATTTTTCCCCTCGCCCGTACATTTCGTCCTTCCTTAATATCTTTTCCTATTTTCAGTTTCAATATATCCCCCGCGTACGGCATACATGCTCCAGCTCCGTTTGTCCACCCTTCGTGTGTACCTTTAGCTGATACATCCTGCAAGATGAAAACAAGGGTTGGCACGCAATACGTAAGTAGAAAAAGGCATGCAGAGATGGATGATAGATTCacgaaaacggtgaaaaagcctAACCTGAGTACATGCGCAGAGTTAAACACGCCAAAAGAACAGGGAAGTGTAGGAGAGCTGGATCCTTCTGCACAAAATGTCACAGAAGTATCGAACCACCATGCGAACAAGCAGAACAATTGGCATTGA